One genomic segment of Pseudonocardia sp. T1-2H includes these proteins:
- a CDS encoding SDR family NAD(P)-dependent oxidoreductase, whose protein sequence is MGNEAPAALVTGGASGIGRAAVARLQADGWRVVLADLNGETGARTAAELGAEFVRADVSREDDVEAAVARCVSAFGRIDAVVNNAGVGGAFGALTDITVEDWDYTFAVLVRSVFLGIKHGARAMRAAGRGGAIVNTASVAAFSGGAGPQAYSAAKAAVLNLGKVAAAELGADRIRVNTVCPGVIVTPLIGGDLDVTAAVMAEAQPWPELGRPEDVAEVIAFLCGDASRFVTGEEIVVDGGLLAAGPRMHAAYGGEPRLRGLVGVNRGSTGEPPVLRARS, encoded by the coding sequence ATGGGCAACGAGGCTCCGGCCGCACTCGTCACCGGCGGCGCGAGCGGTATCGGACGGGCCGCGGTCGCGCGGCTGCAGGCGGACGGCTGGCGGGTGGTGCTGGCGGACCTCAACGGCGAGACCGGTGCGCGGACCGCGGCCGAGCTCGGCGCGGAGTTCGTGCGGGCGGACGTCTCCCGCGAGGACGACGTCGAGGCGGCCGTGGCGCGATGCGTCTCGGCGTTCGGCCGGATCGACGCGGTGGTGAACAACGCCGGCGTCGGGGGCGCGTTCGGGGCGCTCACCGACATCACCGTCGAGGACTGGGACTACACGTTCGCAGTGCTGGTCCGCAGCGTGTTCCTCGGGATCAAGCACGGGGCCCGCGCGATGCGGGCGGCCGGGCGCGGCGGCGCGATCGTGAACACGGCGTCGGTCGCGGCCTTCAGCGGCGGCGCCGGCCCGCAGGCCTACTCCGCGGCGAAGGCGGCCGTGCTCAACCTGGGCAAGGTGGCCGCGGCCGAGCTGGGCGCGGACCGGATCCGGGTCAACACCGTGTGCCCGGGCGTGATCGTCACGCCGTTGATCGGCGGGGACCTGGACGTGACGGCCGCGGTGATGGCGGAGGCCCAGCCCTGGCCCGAGCTCGGCCGGCCGGAGGACGTCGCGGAGGTGATCGCGTTCCTCTGCGGCGACGCGTCGCGGTTCGTGACCGGCGAGGAGATCGTCGTCGACGGCGGGCTGCTCGCCGCGGGCCCGCGGATGCACGCCGCGTACGGCGGGGAGCCCCGGCTGCGGGGCCTCGTCGGCGTCAACCGGGGGTCGACGGGCGAACCGCCGGTCCTGCGGGCGCGTTCCTGA